DNA from Salmo salar chromosome ssa24, Ssal_v3.1, whole genome shotgun sequence:
GCATTTCCCGTTTCGTCACCCTTGCCCTTAGTAGAAATGAAGGTTGTGGGAATCTAAACATAGTTCTTCCCAGACAAGCAAAAATATCCAAAATGTTCAAGAACATTTGCATCACATTTTAGACTAACTTCAATACTGATATTGGAATAAGACTAATATTCCACAGATAAATTACTTATTTTAAGTGACAAGTGGCAGCAATCAGTACTGTTTTGACCAAGAACAAACCTCACTTCAAACAGTGTCATGGTGGAACTAGTCCCATCAGCTGACAAGAGGGACAGAATAAGCAGTTGGGTCCCGCTGTGCAAAAAAACTTgctttaaaaacatgttttaaaaacGTACATACTGCATGTCCACTGAAAGAATTCAACAGATTGTCCTCATTTTCCCCTCACCATAATTTCCCAATGGATTCTGTTCCCCATAAAGTAATTCTCAGAGAGCTTGGATAATCACTTTTTTCATAACTGTTCAGATACCTCCAGCTCCTTCAGTTTGTCTAAATCCCTCACTACGTTTTCTCTTTCTTAGGGCCTGGGTGGTCATCCACCTCATTGTGTCTCTGTGAGTTTGTTTTGGGTATGTTtccagcctgaggtcctgagttGGGCTTTCCGTTGATTTCCACATGCTCAGGAATCTGGGCATGCTGCATGCCCTTAGGATTGGTCaacggtgtggtggtgtggtggctaACGTCCGCCTTCATCAGTACCTCATAATACAGCAGGTAGAACACTGGTGTGACGATTCCAACCACCACCATGATGGCCACCGCCGTCCACCACCTCATGCCCCAGTCCGCCCCATGGTAGGGGTCCTTCCTGAGGACAGGCTTGAAGTCAGGCTCCCCCAGTAGTAAGGGCTGCTGGAGGGTCAGGGAGGAGACCACCTCGTTCAGGCTGCTTCTGGAGGTGCCGGAGGACTTGACTAGCAGCTCGATGTCCTTGTCCTTCTCCTGCAGGAAGCTGCCCACGCTGTCTGTGGATGAGGAGGAGTCTGTGGAGATCTCTGTGGAGATAGGGGGCTGGGGGAAACGTCGGGGGCCTGTGGGGGAGGCAGATTTGAGAGGCGCGATGCTGTGGGTCTCTGTCAGCACACTGAAGCGTTTCACAGGGATCTTGATGGATCTCAGCGCAAAGAAGTCCTGCTCTGTCAACAGGTTGTTGGCCCTCTTGATGTCCGCCACCTACGGCACACAGACAAAACAAAGGATTTCACTTTACTTGTGTAGCAAAAAAAGTGGTGTGAAAAGTCAAAGCTGGTCTGTCTGTAAGGGCTTTGTCATTAGAGAGTAAGACAGGGCTTAGGGTTGACTTACTGAGCAGTGGTACTGCAGCGAGAAGCTATTCAGTGTGTCCCCTTCTTTGATGTCTCGGACCAGGTGGACAATGTCGTCCAACTTCTCCCTGGAGGTGCTCCTGCGCAGCCTGTCCCTGCCTCGGGAGCGCAGCTCGTAGCTCTCACCATCCTCCTCCGAGAGATCATTCTCAGAGCTGTTCCCAAATAGGTAGGCGTGTGCTCCATTGGCAGGCTGCACCGTCGTGGCCGACTGGAAACCATAGTGCGTGCTTCTCCCAGTCATTTTTCACTCTAAACAGAGGAGCAAGACATTGTAATTGAAAGTTATACAAGATTTAAtgtatggggttgaggtcaagttTCACCTGTTTGATATTTCCCCAAAGGAAACTTCCAGATTTTCAAAGATGTACAGGGAACATTGGCATCACTGTCAACAGCTGTCAGTTCTTTCAACAAAGGAGTAAACCATGTTTGTCAGGTTTCAGCTTGTTTTGAAAGCTGCAGCTAGCCTACACATTACATTCAATATAGCATGCATTGGCACGTTTTGAAGCCTCTAGCATGTGAGGCGCAGAGCATTTAGTCCAACTCTTCCAGTTGAATGGATCTTCATAGGGGCGATTAAACTTAACTGACTAGCTAAAGTCCATCACTGCACCGGTCTTGTGCGTTCAACCAGTGATACTGACTGATAAGATATATGCCCCAGTGACTGCAATGTAATCAAGGTCCTTGTTTATATAATCTGTGGCTAGCTAATGTAGCAGTTTTTTTCCATTTGACATTCAGAGAGGAACGTCTGCTGCTGATGTAGGAGGACTAAATGTAACTCCATGGTGAAGAGACCAGACTTTGGAATCTAACTCGGAGTACATAGATTCGCCCAAGGTCAATACTTTGGTTTCCTTGTTGAGATTCAATTGGTACATGCACATTTGCACTTAATTGCCATTTTAGAGCAACATCAATAAGCAAACAGTCggtggttgtatttgattaacgTTTATTGAAAAAGTATagatttcagcaaacaaagaaagtcacgcaactacagaggacaaacatTGGTACAATACGATAATTAAAGGCTTCAAGACTGGGTACATATCTGGCTGTGTTGGCAAAATCACTACATATCCCATCGAGCCAGGCGGGGAGAGGCTGCCTGTTGTCACAGTTCCAAGACCAGTCAGAATCGTCCAGCTAACCCGACACCAATGACGCCGGTGGACCTCAAAACTGAACTCGGATCTGCGTTAAGTAGCAATAATATCTTTCACCACAGTCGTCTCATGACAGATACTGTATCTCAAAACAGTCACAACTATtcaacaaaataaaacaatttttACGTTTTTTTCTAAATAGCAAAGAAGTTTTGAAGTTGAGGGTACAGTATTTATGAAGTTTGGCAATGAGGACGAAAACTAGCGTATTTCTGCTAGCCAACTAGATTAACCAAGGGAACCCAGATCATGGCTAGAAgagatccagcttttgtcaaattaacgtccgatttgacttttcgtagcaggttaggaaaagggtttaGAGTTAGCCAAAATgcacaacaaaaaaaaatatcctTCTGGCATTATTTTGATAAAAGCTGGATCGATTCGTTTTCATTAAATACAAGTAATCTTGTATTGtatgtattatggatccccattagctgcttcgTTTGTCTCTGAATTGTTTAATCAAACGTTTCGCTGTCATCTCCTGATATCAGTGCATAAAAACTATTCTGTTTTCTGGTTGGGTCTAGCCATGACTTGAAACCCGGGGGAAATGAGCTCTGGCCTAGTGCGCGCACTATAGGCTAATTCAGGAGACTAGTTTTTAGATATCAGAAGCTGGCAGCGAAAAGTTTGATTTATTCCTTTGTCACCGAATTGTTTAATCAGAAGACCTATATTTAAGGAGAGTGAATCGATATACAATCCCGAAATCAGTTGTATCTGTCAATAGTAAAACAAAGTTTAAAATTATGCTTGCGTGAACCCTTAACATGGAATTAATAGTGAACTCGTTtcctcaccactgtaactgtcaTGCGAAAGAAGCAGACTAACGTAATTCACTTCCACTAATAACTTATGCCAATTTATACAGGAGCACGGAGATACCGCACTGGCTAATCGTAAACTAACACTATGCGGGCAAACAACTAGCAAGCTAGCGATTGTGTTCTCACGATAAAACTAACGTTATCTACACCTGAAACGCAAGCAACCAATCACTTTGTAACCCAACTGATTGGGGCAGGTGCCAAATACATAACTAACGCTAAGATAGTTAGCTTGGCTGGCAACTAAAGGAGGGCTAGCTAACCTTTGCTAGCATCTCTACCCAGTTTTTTTTTCAGTTAACGTGCCTTAGTTAGATAGCTATCTATAGTACATTGACGATTATTGTTGCGTGGAAAGGTTCGTGTTACATTTAGCGAATTAAAAAGTAATGAAGCACCAATATACCTGAAAACATGAGCAATGTTCTTCGACGACCTAAGCCATTTCCATTCTTCCTCTGGCTACTATCAAATACATAATTGGCTACTACTGTCGGAACAAACGAACGCCACCAGCGTGTCGTGAGCAACAATTGTGTAATCGGCAGTTAGCCTTAAAAATAAAAGTCCCCCATTGAAACTGATGCAATTGTATTTACttatatttaaccaggcaagtcagttaagaacaaattcttatttacaatgacggcctaacctgcacgacactgggccaattgtgcgccgctctatgggactcccaataatggtcggttgtgatacagcctggaatcaaaccagggtcagtagtgatacctctagcactgagatgcagtgccttagaccgctacgctACTCGGTAACAAACGGATATAGTGAAAACATGCAACAATTgaactagataatgttaaacaaggttggaatgttacAATTATTAGTTCATTAAAAATCCTTTGAAATCACATTGTTGATGTACTTGAATTCAAAATTGCACTGGGGGCATAATTACAGTGCCTtcgtttacattttagtagacactcttatccagagcaacttacagtagtgagtgcatacatcttTCATACTAGTCCCCAgttggaatcaaacccacaaccttggcattgcaagcaccatgctctgcaAACTGAGTCACACAAATACTTCAGAAAGTGTTAATACcctgtgactttttccacattttgttgtgttacgccctgtatttaaaatggattaaattgagatgttttgtcactggcctacacacaataccccataatgtcaaagtggatttatgtttttagataaaaaaaaatatatatattaataaaaatgttgagtcaataagtattcaacccctatgTTATGGCAAGCCTTAATAAGGAGTAAAcatatgcttaacaagtcacataagttgcatttactcactctgtgtgcaataatagtgtctaACATGGTTaacagcattgtagttactccacaatactaacctaattgacagagtgaaaaaaggaagcctgtacagaataaaaaaatattccaaaacatgcatcctgtttgcaacaaggcactaaggcacttcagtctgctttccaacagacactgggagacaaattcacctttcagcaggacaataacctaaaacacaaggccaaatatacaatggatttgcttaccaagatgacattgaatgttcccgagtggcctagttacagttttgacttaatcagcttgaaaatggctatctagcaatgatcaacaaccaactcaaATGAGCTTGAAGAATACAAAATCTAAAATAATAATGTTCAAATATAGTACAATTcaggtatgcaaagctcttagaaacttacccagaaagactcacaactgtaatcgctgacaaaggtgattgcaacatgtattgactcagggttgtgaatacttatgtaaattagatatttctgtatttcattttcaatacatttgctaaaaaaaccttttcgctttgtcattatggtgtattgtatgtagatgaattcaggctgtaccacaacaaaaaggggtatgaatgctttctaaaggcactgtatgtgcaatGTACAGCCAAACCTATGGATTGGGCATCCATGAAATGGGGTATCCGCCTACTCAGTGACACTCatagaacacaactgtgaagagttacACAAATATTATCATcatagctcttattgcgggacaCTTAAAACGCTGTAAAATATGCACTATTTTTATCAGTCTGTGTCAGTTTCGATGGGGGACTATTATTTTGAAGGAAAACCGCCGTTTCCACTAATGTTGTTCACAGCGAACACGCCAGTAGTCCACGTCAACAGAATACTAACGCGATGACGTAAATGGCTAGGAACTCAAATTCTTGCACTGACCACTGGATGGCGCAAGTGCAGTTCCTTTATCAGAGGCCACATGGATAAGGGCCCTACAGAGGCCAAATGGCATAATTGAAAACTTTAATTGATAAGCCTATTATTTTTGCTGTAGTATTTCTTATCTATGGTATTTAAAATGTCATACAAATTAGCCTACTCAGAATAAATTAACAAGTGACTAAAATTGGAGTCTTGATAATCATTTTATAATGCGTGTCAATTGTGGTCTAGGCTATAagaacaaataaaatgttattggtcacgtacacatatttagcagatgttattccaggtgtagcgaaatacttgcggccgtagctccaacagtgcagaagTATTTaataatacacaacaatacacacatctaaacaaCTAAGAACAACTAAGATGTTTCTTGgtgaatagtttaaaaaaaacgaGACAAATAAAGCTACGCATCAGTATTGCGTAGCCTAATTTGATCCTTTTTCTTTATGGTGTGGTGATGAACTTCATGTTATTTTTATCATTCACCTACCTACCTCTACTAGCTACTAGGCCTATCTGAATAGCTGGGTGTAAGAACAACGGTTCGCTGGGTGGAGCTGCCCGCTGCTTCTGTCGGGCTCCCTGAGGCAAATGCGATTAGCAAATCTTGCCATTCCCTCGACAAGTCCACATAGTAGTTTTGTTTAGGCACGCATGAAGCTGAACGACATggctgtagcttctttctcccagCGAACCCTCGAGCAGTCAGCTGGTTTGAAAAAACGTTATCTGGCTTTAGTCTACGTTTTATCCACATAGGAAATACCGTTAGTTTATTTCTCATAGTCCGCCCCGAGTGTGACGTGCTTTTTGTGTGGTTGTTCGCTGGGGGTAGAGACAGCTGTCAGGAACGCCCCAAGAATTGGAGTAGGCTACGAGTATCAAGATGCATTCATTGACCAAGAATATCATCTGAGAAAAACGTTCGGAGATTATTGATAGGAGTTATCGATGATATCCTCAACAATAGCGGTATTTCTAGAATTTTTCCTGGACTGATTACCAGCAAAGTGTCAGGTAAGTCTGCATACATTTAATAATTTATTGAACAGGTGTTTGAACACATTATAGAGCAAGTTTATTTGTGACAATCATTAGTCTAATAAAAAGTTTTTCCTACAGGATTGTTGGCTTGATACGCTTTTCATGCACCTTTCATTATTTTGGGCAATTCATTTTATAGAGTATTGCAGTGGCTCCAATTCATCCAGTTATGACAAAACATAGTTTTTTTGCCTAATAATAATCAGATATGTCAGAGGTATATGAAACTATAATAGGCTAATAAGTGGAGGTTTGGAGATATTTGT
Protein-coding regions in this window:
- the LOC106585811 gene encoding lysM and putative peptidoglycan-binding domain-containing protein 3; this encodes MTGRSTHYGFQSATTVQPANGAHAYLFGNSSENDLSEEDGESYELRSRGRDRLRRSTSREKLDDIVHLVRDIKEGDTLNSFSLQYHCSVADIKRANNLLTEQDFFALRSIKIPVKRFSVLTETHSIAPLKSASPTGPRRFPQPPISTEISTDSSSSTDSVGSFLQEKDKDIELLVKSSGTSRSSLNEVVSSLTLQQPLLLGEPDFKPVLRKDPYHGADWGMRWWTAVAIMVVVGIVTPVFYLLYYEVLMKADVSHHTTTPLTNPKGMQHAQIPEHVEINGKPNSGPQAGNIPKTNSQRHNEVDDHPGPKKEKT